One Takifugu rubripes chromosome 2, fTakRub1.2, whole genome shotgun sequence genomic region harbors:
- the LOC101071026 gene encoding E3 ubiquitin-protein ligase MSL2-like translates to MNPVNATALYVSASRAVLQCDPRKPHTFSDMYTLLPFFRQSLACLVCGKLLQDPVSPTHPECEHYVCSGCKGQKMQIRTSCSRCKDYSSFQENKQLSLLVQSYRKLCLYVTHSPLLQLISSHVGGSPEILGLLEEVLMTHDEDIEADDPGLAPEEANPSLHESLTPTEAPPAPAELSAVPQSSSSDPPRSNGTQGCNGEVLEDLEPSSPELEVCELVEEQQQAGLSVSNPGCGSLELSLNTRPLAPTPGTVCSLRDGESSNRELEEGEVLLLSVEEVLQTLDPLQPGCDSHIHPDRTHTNITDRAHAQMYIQLDAAHNYTQIRTDRTNAVTSQGAHINSSSFDPAPASKRPPVRLKRKRSRSESDREKVKPLPIASILQGSSHPQTPNSTQTLHTQAPPSSLRVPAHTYSSLPNGGPAKQSRSTQNHGKNARKHVESGPKKPHSKARGGSKTKDGSKDQRLMSGCLVPPAPVRPPYKKPVEKKGCKCGRATQNPSVLTCRGQRCPCYSNRKACLDCICRGCQNSYMANGEKKLEAFAVPEKALEQTRLTLGINLTSITAAAALRNPATTSIRANTLLNVATATGTPVTTAYLSPSPPHEPNYEDSLELLIG, encoded by the exons GTAAACTGCTCCAGGACCCCGTTTCCCCGACGCATCCAGAGTGTGAGCATTACGTCTGTTCGGGCTGTAAAGGCCAGAAGATGCAAATCAGGACGTCGTGCAGCCGCTGCAAGGATTATTCTTCCTtccaagaaaacaaacagctgtcTTTACTGGTGCAATCATATAGGAAGCTCTGTCTCTATGTTACTCATTCACCATTGCTGCAGTTAATCAGCAGCCACGTCGGTGGGTCTCCAGAGATCCTGGGCTTGTTAGAGGAGGTTCTAATGACTCACGATGAAGACATAGAGGCAGATGACCCGGGCTTAGCTCCAGAAGAAGCGAATCCGTCTCTCCATGAATCTCTTACGCCAACAGaggctcctcctgcccctgcagAACTCTCAGCTGTACCACAGAGCTCCTCCTCTGACCCTCCCCGTTCAAACGGAACCCAGGGATGCAATGGAGAAGTGCTAGAAGACCTAGAACCTTCATCTCCTGAGCTGGAAGTGTGTGAGCTGGTAGAGGAACAACAACAGGCAGGCCTTTCCGTCTCCAATCCTGGCTGCGGGAGTCTCGAACTAAGCCTGAACACTAGACCTCTAGCCCCAACACCGGGCACCGTGTGCTCACTCAGGGATGGAGAGTCCAGtaacagggagctggaggagggggaggtgttGCTTCTTAGCGTGGAGGAGGTGTTACAGACATTGGATCCCCTTCAACCCGGTTGCGATTCTCACATACATCCAGACAGGACTCACACAAACATAACTGACAGAGCACACGCACAAATGTACATACAGCTGGACGCTGCCCACAACTACACGCAGATTCGAACAGATCGGACTAACGCGGTCACAAGCCAAGGTGCTCACATAAACTCGTCCTCCTTCGATCCCGCTCCCGCCTCCAAACGCCCGCCCGTGCGCCTTAAACGTAAGCGCTCTCGTTCAGAGAGCGACCGTGAAAAAGTGAAACCGCTCCCCATCGCCTCCATCTTGCAGGGCTCCTCCCACCCGCAAACGCCCAACTCCACGCAGACACTACACACACAAGCCCCCCCGTCCTCCCTAAGAGTTCCAGCTCACACATACTCATCGCTGCCTAACGGGGGGCCTGCGAAACAGAGTCGCTCCACGCAGAACCATGGCAAAAACGCCAGGAAGCACGTGGAGTCCGGACCCAAGAAGCCCCACTCAAAGGCCCGCGGGGGCTCCAAGACCAAGGACGGAAGCAAAGATCAGCGGCTGATGTCAGGCTGCCTCGTCCCCCCAGCGCCTGTCAGGCCCCCCTATAAGAAGCCGGTGGAGAAGAAAGGATGCAAGTGTGGCAGGGCCACCCAGAATCCTTCagtgctgacctgcagggggcagcgATGTCCCTGCTACTCGAACCGCAAG GCGTGTTTGGATTGTATCTGCCGAGGCTGCCAGAACTCCTACATGGCCAACGGCgagaagaagctggaggctTTCGCCGTGCCCGAGAAAGCCCTGGAGCAGACGCGGCTCACGCTCGGCATCAACCTCACCAGcatcaccgccgccgccgctctccgCAACCCGGCGACCACCAGCATCCGAGCAAACACCCTCCTCAACGTCGCCACGGCGACAGGCACCCCGGTCACCACGGCCTACCTGTCCCCCAGCCCCCCGCATGAGCCCAACTACGAGGACAGCCTGGAGCTCTTGATCGGATGA